A region of the Deinococcus multiflagellatus genome:
GAAACCCCCGGTGTACGAGTACACGTCCAGAAAGCCCGCGCCGGGGCGCACCAGCGCGCGCATCAGGCGGCGGTTGTCGCGCTGGTCCAGAAAAAAGCCGGTCTTCTGCGCGTCCATCGGGGCAAAGTGCAGCGTCAGGTCGTCCTCGAAAAACTCCACCCGCGCCGGCACCTCGCCCCACAGGGTCCCGGTCACGAGGTCCAGGCCCTCCTTGCGGCGCTCGCCGGTGTCGCTGCGTTCATAGGCGCTCTGGGCCCCGGTTTCCTCTTTCAGGGCGCGCACGATCAGCTCGCGGTGGCGCTCCACCCCGGCGTTGCGCAGCTGCACGCCCAGCACGCTGCCAAACTGGTCGGCCACCACGCCGGGCAGGCCGTCGGCTTCGGCGTGCAGCACGCGCAGGGCGTCCGTGCCCACAATGCGTCCGGCGCGGCGGGCCAGGGCGGCTCTCACGCGGGCGCGGTAGAACTTCAGGTCCACGTCCTCGTCCTGCCACGTCAGCAGGCGCAGGGGCGTGGCGCCCTGGGGATTGAAATACCCGCGCGCAATGACCTTGGCACTGTCGGGGCCGCGCACGTTGACGACCTCACCGGGGGCCAGACCGTCGTCGGCGTGGGCAATGTCGCCGCTGTGGCCGAACGGATAGCGCCCGGCAATGCGGCGCACCGCCTGGGGCTTGAGGGTGACGGTGGGGGACTTCTTCACCTGCGCAGGGTAGCAAAGCCGCCTGCCCGCCTTTGCTACCCTGCCCGGCATGAGCGAACAGACCTTGACCGGCCGCACAGTGGCCGTGACCGGCGCCAGCAAAGGCATTGGGCGGGCCGTGGTGCAGGCCCTGACCGGGCAGGGCGCGCGCGTGCTGGGCGGCGCCCGCGACGTGACAGGCCTGACCGAACCCGGCGCCGAGTTCCTGCCCCTGGACGTGACCGACCCCGCCAGCGTGCAGGCCTTTGCCGCCCGCGCCCGCGAACTGGGCGCGGGCGCCCTGGTGAACAACGCCGGCGTGGGCAGCTTTGTGCCGGTGCAGGACATCACCCCGGAGGAATACCGCCGCGTGATGGACACCAACGTGCTGGGCACCATCCTGACCACTGGCGCGCTGATTGAGCACTTTCAGGCGCGCCACGCACAGGGCCTGGGCAGTCAGGTGGTGAACGTGACCAGCGACGTGTCGGGGCGCACCTTTGCGAACGGGGCCCTCTACACCGCCAGCAAGTTCGCCCAGCGCGCCGTGACCCACGCCCTGGCCTACGAGGGCCAGAGCTACGGCCTGCGCGTGACCGAGATTCGCCCCGGCATGGTGGACACATACTTTGGCGATACCCAGCAGGGCGAAGCCTACAAGGCCGCGTGGCTGCGCCCGGAGGACGTGGCCCAGGCGGTGGTCTATGCCCTGAGCGCCCCGGCCCACCTGCGGGTGGACGAGGTGCTGCTACACCCCACCGTGCAGGAGGTGGCCTACCCGTGAGGGGCCGACTGCCCCGTCTGGCGGGCGCCCTGCTGAGCTTGAGCCTGCTGGGCGCCTGCGGCCTGATTCCCACCCCGCGCGTGGATGTGGACGACGCCAGCCTCACCCTGCCCGCCAGTGGCCCCCTGACAGACAAGGTGGTGTACCTGGAGCGCGACGCCCTGGCGGGCAACCGCATTCCGGCGGCGCTGCAGCAGGTCACGCTGGACGGCCAAGCCACCTACCGCACCACTGGCCTGGGCACCCTGCGCGAGGCCGAACTGTACGTGCGCCCGGCCCTCTCGGCCCTGCCGGCCACCTGCACGGTGTCACCCGCCACACCTGCGGCGCCGCGCATGGTGCTGTGCGACGCAGCCTTTGAAAGCGCCCAGCGAATTGGCCGCCTGAGCCTGCAGCCTGGGCAGGCGCGACCCTTTACGCTGGGCGGCCCGGCGCTGGATGAGGCCGCGAAGACCGGCCACGGCTACTTTGGTCTGCGCTTTACCGGGGGCCAGAGTGCCTTTGGCGACACCCTGAACCTCAGCAACGTCACGGCGCGGGCGCGGCTGTAAGGGAGGGGTTGGCGGCCATTCTGAGCCGCAGTGGGGCATCCCGGGAAGAACTGGGGCGCCCCATTCCAGTGAGGTGGTGAGCCTTGTCCCTCCCACAGCGTCAGGCCCTTTTCCCAAGAGGTCGGCCCATCTTTTAAGCGAGGCAGGGCATACGAGAAGCGTCGTCTAAGACGCTTGGCCCACTTATCCCCTTCCCAACCTCTGGGGCGCGGCTCTGCGAGTCCATCGCAAGGTGGGAAAACACGGTGCTCTCCGGGCCGCTCCACGCGAAACCACGGAAACGGGCCGCACTCCTGTTTTTCCCAAAGGATCAGCTGGCAGCCGCCCAAGCGTCCCACCTCTGCCCCGTTTCTTCACCGCCTTCGAGCCTGGACCCCAGCCCCCACTTGGCGCACCCCGGCGCCCCCGTCAGAAGGTGCGCCGCGCCCTCTTATGCGCGTGGCGCTGCCGTAGCCTGAAGGGGTGCCCACCACCCTGCGCCGAGTCCTGGCGGCGGCCCTGCTGACCCTGAGCGTTGCCCAGGCCAGCCCCGCCACTGATCTGTTCCGCGCCGCCACCGACAGCGTGCGCCAGCGGTATTTCGGCTGGTCCACCGCCAACCTGGACGACCTGAGCCGCACCTACGCCGCGCAGCTGGACACCCTCTGCGCGCCGCAGGGCGACAGCTGCTCCTACGACACCGGCCGGGCGGTGCTGACCGAACTGTTCACGGCGTATGGCGACCCGCACACCAACGTCCGCGACCCCGAAGCCGCCGAGCGCCTGCGCGAGATCCAGCGCGGCGCGGCGGTGTTCCGCACGGGCGCGCGCCTCAGCCGTATAGAGGGTGGACTGCTGGTGGTCGCGGTGATGCCGCGCAGCCCCGCCGAGCGCGCGGGCCTGCGCCTGTTTGACCTGATCACCACCGTGAACGGCGAGGCGGCGGGCAAGCGGGACGGCCAGAACGCCCCCGTGGGCCCAACCGAATTCGTGCGCCTGGAACGGGCCGGCGCGCCCATTGCGGTGACGGTGCGCCGCGCCGGGCAGCCCGAGCAGACCCTCACCCTGGACACCGAACGCCTGCAGGCCCGCGACGAACCCACCCTGAGCTGGACGGGGACAGATGGCCGCGTGGCGCTGATCACCTATCCCAGCTTCCTGCCCGCCGACGCCGCCGAACTGTTTCTGGCCCGGGTGCGCGACGCCCAGCGGCAGGGGGCACGCGCCCTGATCGTGGACCTGCGCTACAACGGCGGGGGCAGCCTGCCCGAGTGCGTGGCGGCGGCCAGCGTCTTTGGGCCAGTGGAGTACCGCACCCGCTATCAGGTGGGAGGCTGGGTGTACGCGGGCCGGGGCGGGGAGGAAGCCCGGCCTGGGGACCGCCAGCGGCCCGGCGGGGCGGTCTGGTCCGGGCCGGCCGCCGTGCTGGTGGGCCCGGGTACGGCGTCGTGCGCCGAGGTGTTCACCTTTTACGCTCAGCGCGCAGGTGTCCTGGCGGTGGGCGAACCCACCAAGGGCGTGGGCAACAGCGGCGTGATCTTCCGCGACCTGCCCGACGGCGGCGTGGTGGCCGTGACCATCCTGCGCGCGTACGGTCCGGATGACCGCCCCTTGCCCGAGCGCGTGCAGCCCGACCTGCTGGCCCCCACCGACCTGCAGCGCCTGACCCAGACCGGCCAGGACAGCACCCTGGACGCCGCGCTGGGCGCCCTGGACGCGCAGGGGCAGACCCCGGGCCGGTAAAAATGAGGGGAGAGAGGCTGGGCGAGCCAGGGGGCCCCGGGCCCACGAGCCAAGGCCCGCGCCAGTAGCCCCTCGCTCTTAGCGCACCCAGCGCCGCATCAGGGTCACGAGGCGGCCTGGGGTGACGTTGCGGTATTCCAGGTCGTTCACGCGCACCAGCGGCGCGTCCTCGGGGCGGGCGAGGCCGCCGCACTGCGAGAGCACCAGTTCCACGTTACCGTCGGCGGTGACCATGCCGGGGCTGATGCGCAGCGCGGTCCAGACGGCGTCCAGCAGTTCTTCACGCTGATCAATGCTGAGGTGTTCGGTACAGATTTCCAGGCGGGTGACGGGCAAAACGTGGGCCTCTCCTTCAGGCGGGCCCATGCTAGCCCATGACTGGCCTGCCGTGGGCACGGGTGCCCCCAGCGCCACGGCAAAAGCCCCCGCCAGAGTAGCGGGGACCGGGGACAACGCGGGTGTGCGGTTCAGTGGGCGTCGGGGTGGCGGCCTGTTTCGTGCAGGGCCACCGCCTTGCCCCGGCGCACGCGCAGGTTCAGCAGCTCCACGGCGATGGCAAAGCCCATAGCAAAGTAGGTGTAGCCCTTGGGAATCTTGAACCCAAAGCCGTCGGCGATCAGGTTCACGCCGATGAGCAGCAGGAAGGCCAGGGCCAGCATCTTCACCGTGGGGTGGGCCTGCACAAAGTCGCCAATGGGGCGCGCCGCCACCAGCATGATCAGCACGGTGACCACCACGGCCGCCACCATCACGCCGAGGTCGTCGGCCATGCCCACAGCCGTGATCACGCTGTCGAGGCTGAACACGATGTCCAGCAGCATGATCTGCCCGATGATCGCCGCAAAGTTGGCGCCGGCCACCCGCCCGGCCGTGGGGCCTTCATGGTGGGCGCCGGGGCCCTCAAGCTGCTCGTGCATTTCCTTGACGGCCTTGTAGAGCAAGAAGAGGCCGCCGAAAATCAGGATCAGGTCACGCCCGGAAAAGCCCATGCCCAGCAGCGTGAACAGCTCTGCTTTCAGGCTGTAGATCCAGCTGATGGAAAACAGCAGGGCCAGGCGCATCAGCATGGCGGCCAGCAGGCCGATGGTGCGGGCGCGCTGCTGCTGATCCGGGGGCAGCTTGCCCGCCAGAATCGAGATGAAAATAACGTTGTCGATGCCCAGCACGACTTCGAGCAAGAGCAGCGTGCCGAAAGCCAGCCACGCTTCCGGCTGGGTGATCCACCCAAACAGTGATTCCATGTTGTGTCACTCCACGAAACGAAAAAGCGGACGCTGCCACGCACGTCCAGGATGCCGCTGGGGGAGGAAAAACCCGAAACCGCGCCCGTGCGGCGCGCCAGGGCCCATGTTCCCGGACCACACCGGCCCGTTCATGAGGATTGGATGAAGGTAGTTTTATCGCAGCTGAGTCAAGCTCACCCGCGCTGGCCTAACGGCGGGCCGCGCCATCTAGAAATATCGCCAGCAGCGCGCGCGCGGTGCCCTGGGGATCGGCGGGGGGGGTGCCAGTGACCAGCGGGTAGGTCAGGGCCAGAAAGGCGCGGGTGAGAAGCGCAGGGGGCACATCGGCGCGCAGTTCCCCACGCGCCGAGGCCGCCTCGAACAGTGCGGTCAGGCCGCCCACCCACACCTGACGGTAATGCTGCTCGAAGGCGGCGCGGCGCTCGGGGCTGACATGGCGCAGTTCGCCGGCCAGTTGCAGGCCCACGCGCTGCTCCGGGGCGCTGGCCAGCAGTTCGTAGACCAGGGTGTCCAGTTGCAGGCGAATGCCCACCTGGGCCTCGGCGGACTGCACCAGCCGGCTCAGGCCTGCCAGGGTGCCTTCCAGCATCGCCAGGAACAGGGCTTCCTTGTCGGCGTAGTGGTGGTACAGGGCCGGCTTGGTGACGCCCACGGCCTCGGCCACCTCGCGCATGCTGACCCCGTGGTAGCCGCTTTGCACAAACAGCCGCGCGGCTTCCTGCTGAATGCGGGCGCGGGTGGTGTCGGGCGCGGCGGGAACAGACAGGGGCGGCACGGTCATCGCCCCTCATGATACGCGCTGCTGACACCCGCGCCGGCCGGGCCGCGCCCAGCGCCTGCGCAACGTGACACTTTGGACTCGCGGTCTAGACAGAACCCTGACAATCCTTTATAGAATCAAAGACGCACCACAACACACCGCTGCACCACAAGGAGTCCGTTATGCGTAGAACCCTGGTTCCCGCCGTCGTCCTCTCTTCCGTTCTTGCTGCCTGCGGTCAAACCACGCCTGGAGTTCAGGGCGCGGCGGACAGTGCGGTCGCCGCCTACGCGGCCCGCCCCGAGTTGCAGGACGCCGGCAGTCAGGCCATCCTGGCGCGCTACGGCAACGACCCCGGCCTGCTGGCCTCGTTGCAGGAAGCCTACGGCGAGCGCCCCGCCGCCCTGACGCTGCCCCAGGTGCCGGCCCTGACCGGGCTGGATTACGCCAGCGACCGCCTCGCGTACATCAAGCGCGTGGGCTGGGGCTCGGTGAGCAACTACAACAGCCAGTACAACGCCTACGCCGGCACCAGCAGCCCCTACACCGGCCTGGACTGGAGCCGCGACGGCTGCAGCGCCCCCGACGGCCTGGGCCTGGGCTACCGCGAGGACTTCCGCCCGGCGTGCAACGTGCACGACTTTGCCTACCGCAACCTGAAGGTCTACGAGCGCACCGAGGCCAACCGCAAGACCAGCGACGAGGCCTTTCACACCAACATGAAATCCATCTGCGCCGCCAAGAGCTGGTACGCCCGCCCGGCGTGCTACAGCGCGGCCTACGCCTACTACCAGGCCGTGCGTCTGGGCGGCAGCGGCAGCTTCTAAGGCAAAAACTGGCCAGCGGGCGAGTCGGGTTCGACTCGCCCGCTGGCCTATGGACGCGGCCCCCTACGCTGGATTGGTCCAGTAGGCCCAGCGGTGGCCGCCCGGGCAGGTGGCGGTGAACTCGGCGCCGCTCTTGGACAGCCGGGCGGGCTGACCACAGGCCGCGCAGACTGGCTTGGCGGGCGTGTTGCCGCCGCAGTCGGCGCACTTGAGGTAGTAGCCGTATTTGCCGTACTGCACGCTGAGGTTCGCAGACCCACAGGCGCGGCAGGCCACCTCTGGCTGTGGCCGGGCCTGCGCCTGCCGTTCCTGCGAGGTGCGCACCGAAGCTGGCACCGCAGAGGCGGCCTGGGCACGGGGCGCCGGGGTGGGGGGCGCTGCTGGTGCCGATGCCGCCTCGGCCGGGGTGTGGCGGGCGCGCAGGAACGAGGCAATGCCCATCACCTCGGCGGGGGTGGCTTCATAACCGCTGTCCTTAAAATTCAGGGAAAAGACGCTGTTGGCCCGTGCGTAGTACTGTACCAGTTCGCGCACCCGCTCTGGCACCTGATCTGCTTTCAGGACCTCGGCCGGCACATGCTTGCCGCCACGGATGACGCCGCTATCCGAAATGGCAACGAGCACATCTACGTGCATGGTGCCAAATCCCTTTTGCAATTTGCCCAGGAAGATTTTGCCCAGTAACTGCTCAGTGTGGTCATTGAGCAGGGCATGCAGCAGTTGACCCTGACGCCGGGCTTGCAGGATCGGCGAAGGCATCCCGCGCGCCTGACCCTTCCAGTACCGGGCCCATTCGCCGCGTTCGTTGATGCCAATCTGCGCTGTGACGGACTTACTTTCAATGAGGATCACGCCGCAGCGGTGAATGACCAGGTGATCAATCTGCGCGATCTCTTCACCCCGCTGAAGCCTCAAGTCATTCAGCACATGAATGCCCGAGTCTTCTCCAAAGGCTCGTTTCAAGTAATGGGCCATCTGGCGTTCGGCATCATGCCCGGCACGGCGCAGAGGGTCGCTGTGCTGCTGCGCTTCCAGTTCCTTGACGATCATGGTGCCTGCAGCCTAGCGCCCGGCGCTGGGGGCCCACAGGGCGCGGGGTCAGCTCGCGACTGGCACCACAGCGCAGGGTGGGCACCGCCCGGCCCCAGACCCACCGCGTGTCCACGGTGACCGGCCAGTGCCGGGACAGCCAGTCTGGGCTGCAGAAGCCAGAGGTATCAGGCGGCTTCACTGGTCCACACACCCAGCCCGCCAGCAACGGCGAACTGCGGGTGGGCCATCCCGTCCGGCAGCGCGCGAAAGGAACGGCCCCCTTGTCCAAGCCGGACCCGTTCAATTACGGCCTTTCCTCTAGGCCCTGGACCCAGGTAGAACGGGCGCCCCAGAGGACCAGCTTCCTGTGCCTGCCCCGCACCCTCACTGCCCTGTGCTCTCCCCCTCTTCCAGCGCCCAGATATGCTGCGGCGTTTCGCGGCGGCGGATCACGGTCCACGTTCCGCCGTCGTACAGCACCTCGGCGGGCCGGGGGCGGGTGAGGTAGGTGCTGCTCATGGCGGCGCCGTAGGCCCCGGCCTCGCCAATCGCCAGCAGGTCGCCGCTCTGGGGCGCGGCCAGCGACACGTTCCGGGCCAGGATGTCGCCACTTTCACACGCCGGCCCAGCCAGGTCCCAGGGCCCGGTGCCGGGGCGGTCCCACAGCGGGCGCACCGGGTGCTGCGCGCCGTAGAGCATGGGGCGCAGCAGTTCGGTCATGCCGGCGTCCACCAGGGCAAAAGGGCGGCCGGTGACCTTGGTGCCCACCACACGCGTGAGCAGGGTGCCGGCCCCCGCCACCAGATAGCGGCCCGGTTCCACCCACAACTCGGCGCCAAAAGCCGCCGCTGCCGCGTGGGCCTCGCGGGCAATGCCGTGCAGGTCGGCGTCCAGGCTCCAGCCGCCGCCTGCGTCCAGCACCGCCAGTGGCCCGGTGTGGGCGCGCAGGTCGCGCAAGCGGGCAAAGGCCGCCGTGAAATCCCCCGCGTCGCGGATCGCGCTGCCGATATGCACATGCAGCCCCAGCGCCGTGTGCCCGGCGTCCCGCAGGGCCTGCAGAACGCGCGGGGTCTGGTCCGGCGTCACGCCGAATTTGCTGGTGGCGGCGCCCGTGGCCAGATGGTCGTGGGTGCTCACGTTTAGGGCCGGGTTCACCCGCACCAGCACGCGGGCGGCCGGGGGCAGCAGGCGCACCTCCTCTTCCCGGTCCAGGATAAAAGTGGCGCCCAGTTCGGCGCCCAGACGGTACTCGGCGTCCGTTTTGGCCGGGCCATTCACCAGCACATGCTCGCCCCGGGCCCCCAGGTGCGCGGCGCGAGCCAGTTCACCGATGCTGACGCATTCAAAGCCCACATCGGCCGCTTGCAGGCGCCGCAGCAGGGTGAGGTTGGGGTTGGCCTTCATGGCGTAGTGCACCCGGGCCGGGCCAAAGGCCGCGCGCACCCGGGCCAGGGCGGCGTCCAGCTCGGCGGCGTCGTAGACGTACAGCGGGGTGCCGTACTGCTGGGCAGCGGCGTGCAGGGCGGCGTCGGGCAGGCTCATGGGGGCGAGTGTAGCGGGGGTTGACAGCGGCGCGCCCACCGCCCAAACTGGTCAGACCACTGACCACTTTGGTTCTGCCCCGGAGGCCCTGCATGACCCAGCCGCTGCGCCCCGCCCTGCACGCCGAGGAAACGCTGCTTTCCCGGCTGCTGGACGGCACCTATCCCCCCGGCAGCCTGTTGCCGGCCGAACGCGAACTGGCCGCTGGCCTGGGGGTCACCCGCCCCACCCTGCGCGAAGCCCTGCAGCGCCTCGCGCGCGACGGCCTGCTGGAGATCCGCCAGGGCAAACCCACGCGGGTCTGCCACCCGGAAGAAGGCGGGCTGCGGGTGCTGGCCCACCTGTCGCGGGCGGGCGACCTGAGCGGGCTGGTGCCGCAGTTGCTGGACCTGCGCGCGGCGCTGCTGCCGCACTGGATGGCGGCCTCGGCGCGGCTGGACCCGGCGCCGCTGCGCGCGCACCTGGGCGCCCCGCCCGAACCCGGCACCCCGGACGCCCCGCAGGCTTTTACCGCCTTTGACTGGACGGTCCAGAGCCTCGCGGCCCACGGCAGTGGCAATGCGCTGGCGCCGCTGCTGCTGGGCGCCTTCCACGAGGTCTACACCCAGGCCGGGCCCCTGTATTTCCGCGACGTGGCCCGCCAGACCCGTGCCCTGGACCACTACCGCGCCCTGCACGCCGCGCTGGCCCTGGGGCCCGACACCGCGCGCCAGGCCGCGCTGACCACCGCCCTGGACAGCCTGCACCTGTGGCCGGGGGGCACCCATGATTGACCTCTTGCAACGCGCCATTCCGGTCTTCGTGCTGTCGCTGCTGATCGAGTGGGCCGCCTACCGGTTCCTGGGCGACCACGACGAACACGGCGAGCCGAAGATGGGCTACGCCGCGCGCGACACCCTGACCAGCCTCAGCATGGGGATTGGCAACGTGCTGATCAACGTGTTCTGGAAAGCAGTGGTGCTGGGCATCTACACCGCCCTGTACCTGTGGACGCCGCTGCGCCTGCCGTCAGAGGCGTGGTGGGTGTGGGTGCTGCTGTTCTTTCTGGACGACTTTGCCTACTACTGGTTTCACCGGATCAGCCACGAGGTGCGCCTGTTCTGGGCCAGCCATGTGGTGCACCATTCCAGCCAGCACTACAACCTGTCGACCGCCCTGCGCCAGACCTGGGTGCCCATGACCGCCCTGCCCTTCTGGCTGCCGCTGCCGCTGCTGGGCTTTGAACCCTGGATGGTGCTGCTGGCGCAGTCCTGGAACCTGCTGTACCAGTTTTTCGTGCACACCGAGCGCATTGGGCGCCTGCCCCGGCCCATTGAATACGTGTTCAACACGCCCAGCCACCACCGCGCCCACCACGGCAGCAACGACGTGTACCTGGACAAGAACTACGCGGGCATTCTGATCATCTGGGACCGGCTGCTGGGCACCTTTCAGGCCGAAACCGAGCGGGTGCGCTACGGGCTGGTGCACAACATCAACACCTACCACCCGGTCCGCGTGGCCTTTCACGAATTCGCGGCCCTGTGGCGCGATGTGAAAGGGGCCCGCACCTGGCGCGACCGCCTCAACTATCTGCTGCGCCCCCCCGGCTGGCGGCCAAGACAGGACGGGTAGAGCGGGAACAGGGAGAACGTGACCGGCGGCGAAGAAGCCGCCGTCTTTCTTGCCTGCACCTTTGATGCGCCTTTGAACAACGCCCGGGTGGCCGGCACCTCCACGACAGGTGGGCGGCGCACTGGGTGCAGCTGGCGACCTGCCGCCCCTGTACTTCACGCCTGACCGAGCTCCACGACAGGTGGGCGGCGCACTAGGTGCAGCTGGGGTCCGGCTCTCCCCTGATCCGGCCCTGACAAAGCCTCTGTCAGAGCGTCAGCCCCTTCATGAAAGAGGTCTGGCAACAGAAGAGAAAAGCGGGATAAGGGCGAAGGCCGAGAGGCCCGTTCACCAATTCTCCCATTCAGAGCGGTTTTTTGCTCAAAAGATTTTACCGAACGCTGGCAGCCGCCCCTACCTCTTGCACCACCACAGCGCCCGAGTTCCCCCATGTGTTCATTCTTGCCCAATCTGTCTCATGTCAGAGGGTTGTGAGCGCCCAGGCGGCATCTTTCGTGCACTTCGTTTCGAGATGACTCAGGCGAAGAGGTGCGTTGATCTCTGTCCTGTAATCCGGGCACCTCGGGCAGAGGGAGCAAGTGGTGCGACCGACTCGGCGCGCAATTCGTGGACAGGCCACGAAACGCCCTTGTCTGTAAGAAAGGGAGATCATCATGAACAAGATCAATGTGATTCTGGCGGCTCTGGCTCTGTGCTCCACCACTCCTGTTCTGGCAGCGGCAACTGCCGCCACCCAGTCCACCACCGTGACCGCCACCAACAGCGGCACCGATACCCTGAGTGTGACGGGCAACCTCTCGGTGGACTTTGTGAACGCTGAGTTCGGCACGACCGCGCAGGCCGCCGGCAGTGCCAGCGTGGCTTACGAAACCCAGGACAACACTGCCGATGGCGACCGCTCGATCACCGTGTCGCTGGCGCTGGCCGGCGGCCTCACCAGCCTGCCCGCTGGCATGACCATCAGCCTGACGCCCACGGTGGGCACAGCCGCTGCAGGCAACGGCGGCACGGGCGCCGCGGTGAACTTCAGCGGCAACAACTTCGCGGCCCAGAACCTGATCACGGGCATTGCCCAGTTCACGACCGGCGGCACCGCCAACGTGGCCTACTCGGTGACCGCCACGCGCGGCTTCGAGAACTTTACGGGCACGCTGACCTACACCATCGGCACCGGCCTGTAAGCGCAACACACACCCACCAGCGGGGAAAGGGGCCACCGGCACTTTCCCCGGTTTTCTTGAGGTTCTGGCATGAAGAAGCTTGCTGTTCTGGCCACCTTAATCAGCCTGGGCGCCGCCCGGGCGCAGGTGCAGGTCACCAGCCCCCTGGTGGTCGAGCACACCGCCAGCCCCAACACCACGCTGGAGGGCTCACTGACCCTGAGCAATACGGGCGCCGCCCCGGTGCAGACCCAGCTCTCGCTGGGCGACGTGCGGTCGGACGCCAAGGCGGGCACGGCTTACCTGAAACCCGGCGCCCTGGAGCGCAGCAACACGGACTGGATCAAATTTTCCAGCACGCTGGTCACGGTGCCCGCAAAGGGCAAGGTGACCGTGCCCTACCGCATTCAGGTGCCCCGGAATGCCGCCCCAGGCAGCCACTGGGGTGTGGTGTTCGTGACCCCGGTGACCGGCAGTGGCGCAGCGGCCCCCACCCGGCCCAACAGCCTGAGCCTGCAGCAGGTCACCCGGTATGCCGTGCAGGTGGTCGTGCAGGTGCCCGGTGGCCAGAGCCAGCTGAAGTTCCAGGACCCCCAGCTGGGCCGCTCGGGGAGCGGCATGCAGCTGAATGTCACCCTGAGCAATACAGGCACGCGCCTGGCCGTGCCCACCACCCGGGCCGAGATCTACGACGCCAGCGGCAAACTGGTGCAGAAGATCGCGGGCCGCCCCCGCCGCGTGTACCCCGGCATGAGTGTGCTCGAAACCTATGCCATCACGGGTCTGCCCGCTGGTAAGTACCAGATTCTGGTGCTGGCCGACGACAAGAACGCAGAACTGGTGGGCGCGCGGTACGCCTTCACGGTGAACTGAATGACCGGGCGCGCGCTGGTGCTGCTGGGGTTGCTGCTGGGTGTGGGGGCCCAGGCGGTCACCGTGACGCCCCCACCAGCCCCGCTGACCGCCGAGGCGCGCACGCCGCTGACCTTTGCGCTGACACTGGACAATCCCTCGGCTGAGGTCGAACGCGGCACCCTGCGCCTGGACCTGCCCCCTGGATGGTCGCTGC
Encoded here:
- a CDS encoding GntR family transcriptional regulator, which gives rise to MTQPLRPALHAEETLLSRLLDGTYPPGSLLPAERELAAGLGVTRPTLREALQRLARDGLLEIRQGKPTRVCHPEEGGLRVLAHLSRAGDLSGLVPQLLDLRAALLPHWMAASARLDPAPLRAHLGAPPEPGTPDAPQAFTAFDWTVQSLAAHGSGNALAPLLLGAFHEVYTQAGPLYFRDVARQTRALDHYRALHAALALGPDTARQAALTTALDSLHLWPGGTHD
- a CDS encoding sterol desaturase family protein — its product is MIDLLQRAIPVFVLSLLIEWAAYRFLGDHDEHGEPKMGYAARDTLTSLSMGIGNVLINVFWKAVVLGIYTALYLWTPLRLPSEAWWVWVLLFFLDDFAYYWFHRISHEVRLFWASHVVHHSSQHYNLSTALRQTWVPMTALPFWLPLPLLGFEPWMVLLAQSWNLLYQFFVHTERIGRLPRPIEYVFNTPSHHRAHHGSNDVYLDKNYAGILIIWDRLLGTFQAETERVRYGLVHNINTYHPVRVAFHEFAALWRDVKGARTWRDRLNYLLRPPGWRPRQDG